In a single window of the Vitis vinifera cultivar Pinot Noir 40024 chromosome 6, ASM3070453v1 genome:
- the LOC100261930 gene encoding cyclin-dependent kinases regulatory subunit 1: MGQIQYSEKYFDDTYEYRHVVLPPEVAKLLQKNRLLSENEWRAIGVQQSRGWVHYAIHRPEPHIMLFRRPLNYQQQQENQAQQGLLAK; this comes from the exons ATGGGTCAGATCCAGTACTCTGAGAAGTACTTTGATGACACCTACGAGTACAG GCATGTGGTTCTTCCTCCTGAAGTGGCCAAACTGCTCCAGAAGAATCGGCTTCTCTCGGAA AATGAATGGCGTGCTATTGGGGTTCAGCAGAGCCGTGGGTGGGTCCACTATGCAATTCATCGCCCTGAGCCACACATCATGCTCTTCAGGAGGCCTCTGAACTATCAGCAGCAGCAGGAGAATCAAGCTCAGCAGGGCTTGCTTGCTAAGTGA
- the LOC100255152 gene encoding uncharacterized protein LOC100255152 isoform X2, producing the protein MEKGSDSEEFVMSRIRPGFKREFAFVVKAQSMIGGSLSLGRTRTQTQTKKDRGGPSRNRVLENSIKKRQKSSSLDSQKNNVEERFPEDRVRSNDGKSMDNKVVRSGQGEQGNDSTDNPMQISRDNESMSGPAEEEELDYLPTSTLREGVKTSRTPSVDGLKKAPSSQNQRRVSRVTLKPKANAMKISVVNNGEKNVVKMGSSALVPSTLKGFPTKLKELLDTGILEDLPVQYIRGLRRKENGESGLHGVIKGSGILCYCDTCKGTNVVTPNVFELHAGSSNKRPPEYIYLENGNTLRSVMTACSKATLKALDEDIRVAIGSSIKKSTFCFNCKGSISEVGTSDSLVLCESCVGLKESHASPAQPTGTSDRSTKTTTVSKCSSSGSKNYGRVTKKDVGLHKLAFGENDLPEGSEVSYYVRGERLLSGHKKGCRILCGCCNSEVSPSQFEAHSGWASRRKPYLHIYTSNGVSLHELSLSLLRGREPSINTNDEICSICLDGGTLLCCDGCPRVFHKECVSLENIPKGKWFCKFCLNTLQKGKFVERNANAVAAGRMGGVDPIEQIRKRCIRIVKNQTDEAGGCALCRRHEFSTSGFGPHTVMICDQCEKEFHVGCLKAHNIDDLKVVPKGKWFCCRDCKDINSSLRKIVVRQEEELPDDVLRIIKKRYGRKGSVCSGNPDIKWRLLHGRRASATEAGSLLSQALSLFHEQFNPIADAEGRDLLLDMVHSNSTGELEFGGMYCAILTVGCQVVSAATFRVLGKEVAELPLVATRSDCQGQGYFQALYTCIERLLCFLQVNSLVLPAAEGAESLWINKFKFHKMEQEELNHLCRDFQMMTFQGTSMLQKPVPEYRRISQEKLKIGSY; encoded by the exons ATGGAGAAGGGTAGTGATTCAGAGGAGTTTGTAATGTCTCGAATTCGGCCTGGCTTCAAACGGGAGTTTGCCTTTGTGGTGAAAGCTCAATCAATGATTGGTGGTTCTTTAAGTCTAGGTCGGACTcgaactcaaactcaaactaaaaAAGATAGAGGTGGGCCTTCAAGGAATAGGGTTTTAGAGAACTCAATTAAAAAGAGGCAAAAAAGTTCCAGTTTGgattcacaaaaaaataatgtgGAGGAAAGGTTTCCTGAAGATCGAGTTAGGAGCAATGATGGCAAATCGATGGACAACAAGGTGGTGAGAAGTGGGCAAGGGGAGCAGGGGAATGATTCGACGGATAATCCAATGCAAATCAGTCGTGATAATGAATCCATGAGCGGTCCTGCAGAAGAAGAGGAGTTGGATTATCTTCCAACTTCCACGCTTAGAGAGGGGGTAAAGACAAGTAGAACTCCAAGTGTGGATGGGCTGAAGAAAGCACCATCAAGTCAAAATCAAAGGAGGGTTTCTCGAGTTACTTTGAAGCCTAAAGCCAATGCTATGAAGATATCTGTTGTCAACAATGGTGAGAAGAATGTGGTGAAAATGGGGAGTAGTGCATTGGTGCCTTCAACTCTAAAGGGGTTTCCCACAAAATTAAAGGAGCTTCTTGACACGGGTATTCTTGAGGACTTACCTGTGCAGTACATTCGAGGCTTAAGA agaaaagaaaatggggaaTCCGGGCTTCATGGGGTGATAAAAGGCTCTGGGATCCTCTGTTATTGTGATACATGCAAGGGAACAAAT GTGGTTACGCCAAATGTATTTGAGCTGCATGCTGGTAGTTCAAATAAACGTCCCCCAGAGTACATTTACCTTGAGAATGGGAATACCCTTCGGAGTGTAATGACTGCATGCTCAAAGGCTACATTGAAGGCCTTGGATGAAGACATTAGAGTGGCAATTGGTTCATCCATAAAGAAATCTACATTTTGCTTCAATTGCAAAG GTTCTATTTCTGAAGTTGGCACCAGTGATTCACTGGTGTTATGCGAATCATGTGTGGGACTAAAGGAGTCTCACGCTAGCCCTGCTCAACCAACTGGTACTAGTGATAG GTCAACAAAAACAACGACTGTGTCCAAGTGCAGCTCATCAGGAAGTAAGAATTATGGGCGGGTAACTAAAAA AGATGTGGGCCTTCATAAGTTGGCTTTTGGGGAAAATGACCTGCCTGAAGGAAGTGAAGTGAGCTACTATGTTCGTGGAGAG AGATTGCTAAGTGGTCATAAAAAGGGTTGTCGAATCCTTTGTGGTTGCTGCAACTCCGAG GTCAGCCCGTCTCAATTTGAGGCCCATTCTGGTTGGGCTTCACGCAGAAAACC TTACCTGCATATTTACACATCTAATGGGGTTTCTCTTCATGAACTCTCACTATCTCTATTGAGAGGGAGGGAACCTTCTATCAACACCAACGATGAAATCTGCAGTATATGCCTAGATGGAGGGACACTGCTATGTTGTGATGGATGCCCAAGGGTGTTTCACAAAG AATGTGTCTCACTGGAAAACATCCCCAAGGGCAAGTGGTTCTGCAAATTTTGCCTTAATACATTGCAAAAGGGCAAATTTGTAGAACGCAACGCCAATGCAGTGGCTGCAGGAAGGATGGGTGGGGTTGACCCAATTGAACAAATTAGGAAACGATGCATTCGCATCGTAAAAAATCAAACCGATGAAGCAGGAGGATGTGCTTTGTGCAG AAGGCATGAATTCAGCACATCTGGGTTTGGTCCTCACACTGTTATGATTTGCGATCAG TGTGAGAAAGAATTCCATGTCGGATGCTTAAAGGCACATAATATAGATGATTTAAAG GTGGTACCCAAGGGGAAGTGGTTCTGTTGCCGTGACTGCAAAGACATTAATTCTTCTTTGCGGAAGATAGTGGTTCGTCAAGAAGAGGAACTTCCAGATGATGTTTTGaggattataaaaaaaagatatggaagAAAAGGTTCTGTTTGCAGTGGGAATCCTGATATAAAATGGAGGCTCCTTCATGGGAGACGGGCTTCTGCTACTGAAGCAGGATCATTGCTTTCTCAGGCTCTATCCTTATTTCAT GAACAGTTCAATCCGATTGCTGATGCAGAAGGTCGAGACCTTTTACTCGACATGGTGCACAG cAACAGCACAGGGGAGCTGGAGTTTGGAGGCATGTATTGTGCCATTTTAACAGTAGG CTGCCAGGTTGTATCAGCAGCAACCTTTCGAGTTCTGGGAAAGGAAGTTGCAGAACTGCCTTTGGTGGCAACGCGTAGTGATTGCCAAGGCCAG GGTTACTTCCAGGCCTTGTACACATGCATTGAAAGACTACTTTGCTTTCTCCAGGTGAATAGTCTTGTGCTTCCTGCCGCTGAAGGAGCTGAGTCCTTATGGATTAACAAGTTCAAGTTCCATAAAATGGAACAGGAGGAG CTGAACCATCTCTGCAGAGATTTCCAGATGATGACCTTCCAAGGGACATCGATGCTGCAGAAGCCGGTCCCTGAATATCGTCGGATAAGCCAAGAAAAGCTGAAGATTGGTTCATATTAG
- the LOC100255152 gene encoding uncharacterized protein LOC100255152 isoform X1 — protein sequence MESILLSNIMMGSDSEEFVMSRIRPGFKREFAFVVKAQSMIGGSLSLGRTRTQTQTKKDRGGPSRNRVLENSIKKRQKSSSLDSQKNNVEERFPEDRVRSNDGKSMDNKVVRSGQGEQGNDSTDNPMQISRDNESMSGPAEEEELDYLPTSTLREGVKTSRTPSVDGLKKAPSSQNQRRVSRVTLKPKANAMKISVVNNGEKNVVKMGSSALVPSTLKGFPTKLKELLDTGILEDLPVQYIRGLRRKENGESGLHGVIKGSGILCYCDTCKGTNVVTPNVFELHAGSSNKRPPEYIYLENGNTLRSVMTACSKATLKALDEDIRVAIGSSIKKSTFCFNCKGSISEVGTSDSLVLCESCVGLKESHASPAQPTGTSDRSTKTTTVSKCSSSGSKNYGRVTKKDVGLHKLAFGENDLPEGSEVSYYVRGERLLSGHKKGCRILCGCCNSEVSPSQFEAHSGWASRRKPYLHIYTSNGVSLHELSLSLLRGREPSINTNDEICSICLDGGTLLCCDGCPRVFHKECVSLENIPKGKWFCKFCLNTLQKGKFVERNANAVAAGRMGGVDPIEQIRKRCIRIVKNQTDEAGGCALCRRHEFSTSGFGPHTVMICDQCEKEFHVGCLKAHNIDDLKVVPKGKWFCCRDCKDINSSLRKIVVRQEEELPDDVLRIIKKRYGRKGSVCSGNPDIKWRLLHGRRASATEAGSLLSQALSLFHEQFNPIADAEGRDLLLDMVHSNSTGELEFGGMYCAILTVGCQVVSAATFRVLGKEVAELPLVATRSDCQGQGYFQALYTCIERLLCFLQVNSLVLPAAEGAESLWINKFKFHKMEQEELNHLCRDFQMMTFQGTSMLQKPVPEYRRISQEKLKIGSY from the exons ATGGAATCAATATTGCTATCAAACATAATGATG GGTAGTGATTCAGAGGAGTTTGTAATGTCTCGAATTCGGCCTGGCTTCAAACGGGAGTTTGCCTTTGTGGTGAAAGCTCAATCAATGATTGGTGGTTCTTTAAGTCTAGGTCGGACTcgaactcaaactcaaactaaaaAAGATAGAGGTGGGCCTTCAAGGAATAGGGTTTTAGAGAACTCAATTAAAAAGAGGCAAAAAAGTTCCAGTTTGgattcacaaaaaaataatgtgGAGGAAAGGTTTCCTGAAGATCGAGTTAGGAGCAATGATGGCAAATCGATGGACAACAAGGTGGTGAGAAGTGGGCAAGGGGAGCAGGGGAATGATTCGACGGATAATCCAATGCAAATCAGTCGTGATAATGAATCCATGAGCGGTCCTGCAGAAGAAGAGGAGTTGGATTATCTTCCAACTTCCACGCTTAGAGAGGGGGTAAAGACAAGTAGAACTCCAAGTGTGGATGGGCTGAAGAAAGCACCATCAAGTCAAAATCAAAGGAGGGTTTCTCGAGTTACTTTGAAGCCTAAAGCCAATGCTATGAAGATATCTGTTGTCAACAATGGTGAGAAGAATGTGGTGAAAATGGGGAGTAGTGCATTGGTGCCTTCAACTCTAAAGGGGTTTCCCACAAAATTAAAGGAGCTTCTTGACACGGGTATTCTTGAGGACTTACCTGTGCAGTACATTCGAGGCTTAAGA agaaaagaaaatggggaaTCCGGGCTTCATGGGGTGATAAAAGGCTCTGGGATCCTCTGTTATTGTGATACATGCAAGGGAACAAAT GTGGTTACGCCAAATGTATTTGAGCTGCATGCTGGTAGTTCAAATAAACGTCCCCCAGAGTACATTTACCTTGAGAATGGGAATACCCTTCGGAGTGTAATGACTGCATGCTCAAAGGCTACATTGAAGGCCTTGGATGAAGACATTAGAGTGGCAATTGGTTCATCCATAAAGAAATCTACATTTTGCTTCAATTGCAAAG GTTCTATTTCTGAAGTTGGCACCAGTGATTCACTGGTGTTATGCGAATCATGTGTGGGACTAAAGGAGTCTCACGCTAGCCCTGCTCAACCAACTGGTACTAGTGATAG GTCAACAAAAACAACGACTGTGTCCAAGTGCAGCTCATCAGGAAGTAAGAATTATGGGCGGGTAACTAAAAA AGATGTGGGCCTTCATAAGTTGGCTTTTGGGGAAAATGACCTGCCTGAAGGAAGTGAAGTGAGCTACTATGTTCGTGGAGAG AGATTGCTAAGTGGTCATAAAAAGGGTTGTCGAATCCTTTGTGGTTGCTGCAACTCCGAG GTCAGCCCGTCTCAATTTGAGGCCCATTCTGGTTGGGCTTCACGCAGAAAACC TTACCTGCATATTTACACATCTAATGGGGTTTCTCTTCATGAACTCTCACTATCTCTATTGAGAGGGAGGGAACCTTCTATCAACACCAACGATGAAATCTGCAGTATATGCCTAGATGGAGGGACACTGCTATGTTGTGATGGATGCCCAAGGGTGTTTCACAAAG AATGTGTCTCACTGGAAAACATCCCCAAGGGCAAGTGGTTCTGCAAATTTTGCCTTAATACATTGCAAAAGGGCAAATTTGTAGAACGCAACGCCAATGCAGTGGCTGCAGGAAGGATGGGTGGGGTTGACCCAATTGAACAAATTAGGAAACGATGCATTCGCATCGTAAAAAATCAAACCGATGAAGCAGGAGGATGTGCTTTGTGCAG AAGGCATGAATTCAGCACATCTGGGTTTGGTCCTCACACTGTTATGATTTGCGATCAG TGTGAGAAAGAATTCCATGTCGGATGCTTAAAGGCACATAATATAGATGATTTAAAG GTGGTACCCAAGGGGAAGTGGTTCTGTTGCCGTGACTGCAAAGACATTAATTCTTCTTTGCGGAAGATAGTGGTTCGTCAAGAAGAGGAACTTCCAGATGATGTTTTGaggattataaaaaaaagatatggaagAAAAGGTTCTGTTTGCAGTGGGAATCCTGATATAAAATGGAGGCTCCTTCATGGGAGACGGGCTTCTGCTACTGAAGCAGGATCATTGCTTTCTCAGGCTCTATCCTTATTTCAT GAACAGTTCAATCCGATTGCTGATGCAGAAGGTCGAGACCTTTTACTCGACATGGTGCACAG cAACAGCACAGGGGAGCTGGAGTTTGGAGGCATGTATTGTGCCATTTTAACAGTAGG CTGCCAGGTTGTATCAGCAGCAACCTTTCGAGTTCTGGGAAAGGAAGTTGCAGAACTGCCTTTGGTGGCAACGCGTAGTGATTGCCAAGGCCAG GGTTACTTCCAGGCCTTGTACACATGCATTGAAAGACTACTTTGCTTTCTCCAGGTGAATAGTCTTGTGCTTCCTGCCGCTGAAGGAGCTGAGTCCTTATGGATTAACAAGTTCAAGTTCCATAAAATGGAACAGGAGGAG CTGAACCATCTCTGCAGAGATTTCCAGATGATGACCTTCCAAGGGACATCGATGCTGCAGAAGCCGGTCCCTGAATATCGTCGGATAAGCCAAGAAAAGCTGAAGATTGGTTCATATTAG
- the LOC100260233 gene encoding uncharacterized protein LOC100260233 isoform X1 has product MAKGTDSEEFVVLSRVRPGCKREFAFAVKAQSAIAGSLGRTRTRNDRGGLWGNGGSEISNNKRQKSSVSNSEKNNAEERSAEDGIRSNEADSMDNEAVRSGDAEQGNHPADNPMHTAGVGELKSCPGGEEEFKDDTPAPMHREDAEISETQNADVVENATSDQRPRRVSETDLMPNADTMEISAVNNGEENTGTKRSSGLVPRVPRRFPAKLKELLDTGILEDLPVQYIRGSRTRGSGESGLRGVIKGSGILCSCNSCKGTKVVTPNLFELHAGSSNKRPPEYIYLENGTSLRGVMNAWKNAALDSLDEAIRVAIGCSMIKKSTFCLNCKGRISEAGIGNSKVLCLSCLQLKESQASPSQVTGSSDSHLRSPKPSTISRSAESVSKCSSSGSKSYGRVTKKDLSLHKLVFGENGLPEGTEVGYYVRGQQLLVGYKRGSGIFCTCCNSEVSPSQFEAHAGWASRRKPYLHIYTSNGVSLHEFSISLSRGREISVSDNDDLCSICLDGGNLLCCDGCPRVFHKECVSLANIPKGKWFCKFCNNMLQKEKFVEHNANAVAAGRVAGVDPIEQITKRCIRIVNTQVDEMGGCALCRRHEFSRSGFGPRTVMLCDQCEKEFHVGCLREHDMDDLKEVPKGKWFCCHDCKRINSSLQKLVVHGEEELPHNVLTTIKEKYGRNGSACSKDPDIKWRLICGRRASSIEAGSLLSQALSIFHEQFDPIADAAGRDLLPDMVHGKSTREWDFGGMYCAILTISSQVVSAAAFRIFGKEVAELPLVATRSDCQGQGYFQTLFSCLEGLLGVLEVRSLVLPAAEGAESIWTNKFGFNKVTQEQRNNFRRDYQMVTFQGTLMLQKLVPR; this is encoded by the exons ATGGCGAAGGGTACTGATTCAGAGGAGTTTGTGGTGTTGTCTCGGGTTCGGCCGGGCTGCAAACGGGAGTTTGCCTTTGCAGTGAAGGCTCAATCAGCGATCGCTGGATCTTTGGGCCGGACTCGGACTCGGAACGATAGGGGTGGGCTTTGGGGCAATGGGGGTTCAGAGATTTCGAATAATAAGAGGCAAAAGAGCTCGGTTTCCAACTCAGAGAAAAATAATGCGGAGGAAAGATCTGCTGAAGATGGAATCAGGAGCAATGAAGCAGATTCGATGGACAATGAGGCGGTGAGAAGTGGGGACGCGGAGCAGGGGAACCATCCGGCGGATAATCCGATGCATACTGCCGGTGTTGGTGAACTTAAGAGCTGTCCGGGGGGCGAAGAGGAGTTTAAGGATGATACGCCGGCTCCAATGCATAGAGAGGATGCAGAGATTAGTGAAACTCAAAATGCCGATGTAGTGGAGAATGCAACTTCGGATCAACGGCCGAGGAGAGTTTCTGAAACTGATTTGATGCCCAATGCCGATACTATGGAGATCTCTGCTGTCAACAATGGTGAGGAGAATACAGGGACGAAGAGGAGTAGTGGCTTGGTGCCTCGGGTTCCAAGGCGGTTCCCTGCAAAATTAAAGGAGCTTCTTGACACTGGTATTCTCGAGGACTTACCTGTGCAGTACATTCGAGGCTCAAGA ACGAGAGGAAGTGGAGAATCAGGGCTTCGGGGTGTGATAAAGGGCTCTGGGATCCTCTGCTCTTGCAATTCTTGCAAGGGAACAAAA GTTGTCACACCCAACTTATTCGAGCTGCATGCTGGTAGTTCAAATAAACGTCCCCCTGAGTACATTTACCTTGAGAACGGGACTTCCCTCCGCGGTGTAATGAATGCATGGAAAAATGCTGCATTGGACTCTTTGGATGAAGCCATAAGAGTGGCCATTGGTTGTTCAATGATAAAGAAATCCACATTCTGTCTGAACTGTAAAG GTCGTATTTCTGAAGCTGGCATTGGGAATTCAAAGGTTTTATGTTTATCTTGTTTGCAATTAAAGGAGTCTCAAGCCAGCCCTTCTCAAGTGACTGGTAGTAGTGATAG TCATCTCAGGTCACCAAAACCAAGTACAATATCAAGGTCAGCTGAGAGTGTGTCAAAGTGCAGCTCATCAGGAAGTAAGAGTTATGGGAGGGTAACTAAAAA AGATCTGAGCTTGCATAAATTAGTTTTTGGAGAAAATGGCCTGCCTGAAGGAACAGAAGTGGGTTATTATGTTCGTGGACAG CAATTGCTGGTTGGCTACAAAAGGGGTTCTGGAATCTTTTGTACTTGCTGTAACTCTGAG GTCAGTCCATCACAATTTGAGGCTCATGCTGGTTGGGCATCACGCCGCAAACC TTACCTGCATATTTACACATCTAATGGGGTGTCTCTCCACGAATTCTCAATCTCTCTATCAAGAGGCAGAGAGATTTCTGTCAGTGATAATGATGATCTCTGCAGCATATGCCTTGATGGAGGAAACCTTTTGTGTTGTGATGGATGCCCAAGGGTCTTTCACAAAG AATGTGTGTCACTGGCAAACATCCCCAAGGGCAAGTGGTTCTGCAAATTTTGCAATAATATGttgcaaaaagaaaaatttgtaGAACATAATGCCAATGCTGTGGCTGCAGGAAGGGTAGCAGGTGTGGACCCAATCGAACAGATTACAAAACGATGCATTCGCATTGTAAACACTCAAGTTGATGAAATGGGAGGATGTGCCTTGTGCAG AAGGCATGAATTCAGCAGATCCGGGTTTGGTCCTCGCACTGTTATGCTTTGTGATCAG TGTGAGAAAGAATTCCATGTTGGGTGCTTAAGAGAGCATGACATGGATGACCTAAAG GAAGTGCCTAAAGGCAAATGGTTTTGTTGCCATGACTGCAAGAGAATTAATTCTTCTTTGCAGAAGTTGGTTGTTCATGGAGAAGAGGAGCTTCCACATAATGTGTTGACGactataaaggaaaaatatggaAGAAATGGTTCTGCTTGCAGTAAGGATCCTGATATAAAATGGAGGCTCATTTGTGGGAGAAGGGCTTCTTCTATTGAAGCGGGATCATTGCTTTCTCAGGCTCTATCCATATTTCAT GaacaatttgatccaattgCTGATGCTGCAGGCCGAGACCTTCTACCTGACATGGTTCATGG CAAAAGCACAAGGGAGTGGGATTTTGGAGGCATGTACTGTGCCATATTAACAATTAG CTCCCAAGTTGTATCAGCAGCTGCCTTCCGAATATTTGGAAAGGAAGTTGCAGAACTGCCTCTTGTGGCTACACGGAGTGATTGCCAAGGCCAG GGTTACTTCCAGACCCTGTTCTCTTGCCTTGAGGGGCTGCTTGGTGTTCTCGAGGTGAGGAGTCTTGTGCTTCCTGCTGCTGAAGGAGCAGAGTCCATATGGACAAACAAGTTTGGTTTTAACAAGGTGACACAAGAGCAG CGGAACAATTTCAGAAGAGATTACCAGATGGTGACTTTCCAAGGGACATTGATGCTGCAGAAGTTGGTTCCTAGGTGA
- the LOC100260233 gene encoding uncharacterized protein LOC100260233 isoform X2 — MAKGTDSEEFVVLSRVRPGCKREFAFAVKAQSAIAGSLGRTRTRNDRGGLWGNGGSEISNNKRQKSSVSNSEKNNAEERSAEDGIRSNEADSMDNEAVRSGDAEQGNHPADNPMHTAGVGELKSCPGGEEEFKDDTPAPMHREDAEISETQNADVVENATSDQRPRRVSETDLMPNADTMEISAVNNGEENTGTKRSSGLVPRVPRRFPAKLKELLDTGILEDLPVQYIRGSRTRGSGESGLRGVIKGSGILCSCNSCKGTKVVTPNLFELHAGSSNKRPPEYIYLENGTSLRGVMNAWKNAALDSLDEAIRVAIGCSMIKKSTFCLNCKGRISEAGIGNSKVLCLSCLQLKESQASPSQVTGSSDSHLRSPKPSTISRSAESVSKCSSSGSKSYGRVTKKDLSLHKLVFGENGLPEGTEVGYYVRGQQLLVGYKRGSGIFCTCCNSEVSPSQFEAHAGWASRRKPYLHIYTSNGVSLHEFSISLSRGREISVSDNDDLCSICLDGGNLLCCDGCPRVFHKECVSLANIPKGKWFCKFCNNMLQKEKFVEHNANAVAAGRVAGVDPIEQITKRCIRIVNTQVDEMGGCALCRRHEFSRSGFGPRTVMLCDQCEKEFHVGCLREHDMDDLKEVPKGKWFCCHDCKRINSSLQKLVVHGEEELPHNVLTTIKEKYGRNGSACSKDPDIKWRLICGRRASSIEAGSLLSQALSIFHEQFDPIADAAGRDLLPDMVHGKSTREWDFGGMYCAILTISSQVVSAATSFSCILY, encoded by the exons ATGGCGAAGGGTACTGATTCAGAGGAGTTTGTGGTGTTGTCTCGGGTTCGGCCGGGCTGCAAACGGGAGTTTGCCTTTGCAGTGAAGGCTCAATCAGCGATCGCTGGATCTTTGGGCCGGACTCGGACTCGGAACGATAGGGGTGGGCTTTGGGGCAATGGGGGTTCAGAGATTTCGAATAATAAGAGGCAAAAGAGCTCGGTTTCCAACTCAGAGAAAAATAATGCGGAGGAAAGATCTGCTGAAGATGGAATCAGGAGCAATGAAGCAGATTCGATGGACAATGAGGCGGTGAGAAGTGGGGACGCGGAGCAGGGGAACCATCCGGCGGATAATCCGATGCATACTGCCGGTGTTGGTGAACTTAAGAGCTGTCCGGGGGGCGAAGAGGAGTTTAAGGATGATACGCCGGCTCCAATGCATAGAGAGGATGCAGAGATTAGTGAAACTCAAAATGCCGATGTAGTGGAGAATGCAACTTCGGATCAACGGCCGAGGAGAGTTTCTGAAACTGATTTGATGCCCAATGCCGATACTATGGAGATCTCTGCTGTCAACAATGGTGAGGAGAATACAGGGACGAAGAGGAGTAGTGGCTTGGTGCCTCGGGTTCCAAGGCGGTTCCCTGCAAAATTAAAGGAGCTTCTTGACACTGGTATTCTCGAGGACTTACCTGTGCAGTACATTCGAGGCTCAAGA ACGAGAGGAAGTGGAGAATCAGGGCTTCGGGGTGTGATAAAGGGCTCTGGGATCCTCTGCTCTTGCAATTCTTGCAAGGGAACAAAA GTTGTCACACCCAACTTATTCGAGCTGCATGCTGGTAGTTCAAATAAACGTCCCCCTGAGTACATTTACCTTGAGAACGGGACTTCCCTCCGCGGTGTAATGAATGCATGGAAAAATGCTGCATTGGACTCTTTGGATGAAGCCATAAGAGTGGCCATTGGTTGTTCAATGATAAAGAAATCCACATTCTGTCTGAACTGTAAAG GTCGTATTTCTGAAGCTGGCATTGGGAATTCAAAGGTTTTATGTTTATCTTGTTTGCAATTAAAGGAGTCTCAAGCCAGCCCTTCTCAAGTGACTGGTAGTAGTGATAG TCATCTCAGGTCACCAAAACCAAGTACAATATCAAGGTCAGCTGAGAGTGTGTCAAAGTGCAGCTCATCAGGAAGTAAGAGTTATGGGAGGGTAACTAAAAA AGATCTGAGCTTGCATAAATTAGTTTTTGGAGAAAATGGCCTGCCTGAAGGAACAGAAGTGGGTTATTATGTTCGTGGACAG CAATTGCTGGTTGGCTACAAAAGGGGTTCTGGAATCTTTTGTACTTGCTGTAACTCTGAG GTCAGTCCATCACAATTTGAGGCTCATGCTGGTTGGGCATCACGCCGCAAACC TTACCTGCATATTTACACATCTAATGGGGTGTCTCTCCACGAATTCTCAATCTCTCTATCAAGAGGCAGAGAGATTTCTGTCAGTGATAATGATGATCTCTGCAGCATATGCCTTGATGGAGGAAACCTTTTGTGTTGTGATGGATGCCCAAGGGTCTTTCACAAAG AATGTGTGTCACTGGCAAACATCCCCAAGGGCAAGTGGTTCTGCAAATTTTGCAATAATATGttgcaaaaagaaaaatttgtaGAACATAATGCCAATGCTGTGGCTGCAGGAAGGGTAGCAGGTGTGGACCCAATCGAACAGATTACAAAACGATGCATTCGCATTGTAAACACTCAAGTTGATGAAATGGGAGGATGTGCCTTGTGCAG AAGGCATGAATTCAGCAGATCCGGGTTTGGTCCTCGCACTGTTATGCTTTGTGATCAG TGTGAGAAAGAATTCCATGTTGGGTGCTTAAGAGAGCATGACATGGATGACCTAAAG GAAGTGCCTAAAGGCAAATGGTTTTGTTGCCATGACTGCAAGAGAATTAATTCTTCTTTGCAGAAGTTGGTTGTTCATGGAGAAGAGGAGCTTCCACATAATGTGTTGACGactataaaggaaaaatatggaAGAAATGGTTCTGCTTGCAGTAAGGATCCTGATATAAAATGGAGGCTCATTTGTGGGAGAAGGGCTTCTTCTATTGAAGCGGGATCATTGCTTTCTCAGGCTCTATCCATATTTCAT GaacaatttgatccaattgCTGATGCTGCAGGCCGAGACCTTCTACCTGACATGGTTCATGG CAAAAGCACAAGGGAGTGGGATTTTGGAGGCATGTACTGTGCCATATTAACAATTAG CTCCCAAGTTGTATCAGCAGCTACCTCTTTTAGTTGTATTCTGTATTAG